A stretch of DNA from Methanobacteriaceae archaeon:
AGTTTTGGCATCATCTTCATCTGTTTATGGTGACACACCAGTACTGCCCAAAGTAGAGACCATGCCCCTGAACCCTAAATCTCCCTATGCCACCACCAAAGCAACTGATGAGCTTTATGCCCAGAACTTCACTGATATTTACGGCCTTCCAACTGTTTGTTTGCGCTACTTTAATGTGTTCGGACCCAGACAGGATCCCAACTCCCAGTATGCTGCTGTGATTCCCAAATTCATTACTGCCATTATGAAAGGAGAATCCCCGGTGATTTTTGGTGATGGTGAGCAGAGCCGGGACTTCACCTATGTGAAGAACGTGGTGCAGGCCAATATCCTGGCCTGTGAAAGGGATATGCAGGGTGTTTACAATGTAGCCTGTGGCAGGAGAACCACCCTTAACCAGCTGGTGGATATGATGGGCGAACTTTTCGGTAGAAAAGTCAATCCGGAATACACTGCCCCCCGACCGGGAGATGTGAAACATTCACTGG
This window harbors:
- a CDS encoding SDR family oxidoreductase; this translates as MKNKKVVVTGGLGFIGSHIVEELHPDNDVFIVDNESTGRHENIQDFDLNRISLILGDITEIDLHEIMEGADYVLHQAALPSVPRSVKDPLRSNEANVTGTLRVLIAARDSDVKKVVLASSSSVYGDTPVLPKVETMPLNPKSPYATTKATDELYAQNFTDIYGLPTVCLRYFNVFGPRQDPNSQYAAVIPKFITAIMKGESPVIFGDGEQSRDFTYVKNVVQANILACERDMQGVYNVACGRRTTLNQLVDMMGELFGRKVNPEYTAPRPGDVKHSLADIDKIRKHGYKPQGKFIEELEITKDYFINKSTILEQ